CCCTTGGTGTAGACGATCATATCACCGGCATTGAGGAAGTGATCCAGCATTTCCACCGCTTCATTCATATATCCACCGCCGTTATATCGCAAGTCAATGATGAGAGATGTCATGCCCTGCCCTTTTAAATCATGGAGGGCATCAGAAAATTCTTCGGCTGTCTTTTGTGAAAAGCGGTTCACCAGGACATATCCTACATTTTCTTCAACAATAAAATGGGCAAGGACAGAGTAAATGGGAATGTCATCCCGGATAATTTCCACTTCAAAAGGTTCTTCTTCCCCTACCCGTTTTACCGTCAGGGTTACCGTGGTACCTTTGGGACCCCGTAATTTCTTAAAGGTTTCTTCCTGAGTAATCTTATACGCCGATTCACCATTTATCTTGAGGAATTTATCCCCGGATTGCAGTCCCACTCTTTCGGAAGGTGTTCCCACAATGGGGGATATGACCGTAATATATCCATCAATAATATCAAACTCGATGCCAATCCCCTGGAAGTTTCCCTGGAATTCCTCTTTAACAGTCTTCAGTTTATCCTTATTGATGTAGACAGAGTGGGGGTCCAGTTCTTCCAGCATCCCCCGGTATGCCCCTTCCATCGTTTTGGCCCAGTCCACCTCTTCCACATAACTTTCATTGATGATGGAAATGATGTCATTCATAACCGCAATTTTCAGATATAAATCATCAACGGAAGCAGAGATTTTGGGGTAAAAAATAGCTACTGCCAACAATATAATTGTTAGCGTAGAGAGAAAGATTTTCTTTTTCATTGTTTTCATCATTTTCAAAGTTAATCAGCTAATAAATATACACTTTCAGCGTGTAAGTCGAAAGCCTTAATCAGGACTGGAACCGGCAAGTGGAGATTTTGACAGATAATCGATCATCTTTTTCGCCAGATCGGCAGGTTGATGGTTGCTTAGCTGGGCGTTATAAAAAATAATGATTGTTTCAGCTGTTTGGGGATTTCGAAGCATCACGGATGTGAATCCCGGTAGCCCTCCCAGGTGACCATACCAGGATTCATAGCGAAGAATACCGGGGCCGTAATATCCTCCTTCAATAGTAGTGGGTACTTCATGTTCCAGCCGAAACGTATGGCTCTCAGCAGAGATAAGGCTGCCATCCGTCAAACAGACGGCATACTCCCGCAGATCCCGGAGGGTGGAAATCACGGCACCTGCAGCCCAAGCGACGGAAATATCATAGGATTCCGACCAGTCGACAGGAAACCCTGCTTCACCGGTATAATACCCTTTGGGATGAGGTTCAGGCATAGTGTTACCCGACTCGGGAAACGAGGTATAAGATAATCCGCAGGGTTCAAAAATCCGGTCATTCAATTCTTCTAAAAGTGTTCTTCCGGTTATTTGCTCTATGATGCGTCCCAGGATCACGGTATTGGTATTACTGTAATGCCAGGTTTCCCCCGGGTCGGATAAGGGAGTTAATGAGGTTCCCAGGGTGATGAGGGAATCGGGGTGCCACACATGGAGGGGATCCGCCAGTGTCATTTGCATGAAACGGGGGTGTGATGAATAATCAGCGATGCCGCTGGTCATATCCGATAGCATAAGGAGTGTGATGGAATGACTCCGGGGTATATCCGGCCTGAATTGGGACAGTGAATCATCCATAAATAACAAGCCTTCATCAATCAATTGAAACAGGACGGTATTCACCATGGTTTTGGTAATGCTGGCTATTCTGAAGTACATGCCCGTCTCCATAGGTGTTTCTTCCACCAGATCCGCAAAACCCGTGGCATATTCCCAGACTGTTTGGGAGCTGTCGGACCAGTAACCGGCAATGATTCCCGGAACGGGTGTCTGTTCAGCAACTGAATCACAAAGGTTTTCAAGATAGGCTAATCCTTCCCCGGACGATTCCGGAGCCGTATTCCCTCCATTCTCACATCCGGCACTCAGAAGCATCAGAATGAGGAAAAAGTAAAGAAATCCGCAGGACCGGATTTTCTTCAGCGGTATATGTCTGTTATTCATCTTCAGGGCTAACCTTCTTTATTGGTTAAACGTTTCGTCTCATGGAAAACGGAGGAATGGATATCCATGATTGACGCGCTATTTTATCAAAACACACTTTTGTGCCAGATATCGGTTTCCGGCATGGAGTGTAATAACATAGATACCGGAGCTGAGTTTTGAAGCATTCCAAACGAGGCTATGTGTCCCCTTTTCAAAGGGGTCATTTGCAAGTGTGATAACCTGTTCACCCTTGACCTCAAATACGCAGAGTTCCACATGACAATCCTCCGGAAGGGAAAAGTGAATGGTGGTTTGGGGATTAAAGGGATTGGGATATACAGATCGGAGGGTAAATGTCTCAGGATACACTTCTGTATGGATCCCATTACCGGTCTGAATGGTAAAGGCGGCATCACTTGTATCGGCGGCATTGCTATCCCGGTCCAGAATCCGAACCAGGCATTCTGCAGAAGAAATCTCCGGAGCAATCCAGTCGTATGTACCAGAGAAGGCTTCAACCCGGTAGCGGATCGTGTTCCAGTCTGCCCCACCGTCTGCTGAATACTCCAGCTTCACATTTTCCACGTAGGCACTGGTCCAGCTTATCGTAATTGTATCTCCTGCCGTAAACAGTTCACCTCCATTGGGTGTGAGTAGTGTCACAGATTGTTCAATGATGCTGAAATTCACATTGCTCTCATCGGCAATGAGGGAATCGGATAAATCTCTGATACGGATACGGCATGTTTCGCTGTTTATTTTCGGCACCTGCCAGAGATAAAAGCCCTCCTCAGCCGGAAGGCCATAATTGATCATTTGCCAGTCCGCCCCGTCATTCATGCTATATTCAAGACAGACAGAATCTGTGTATTCTGAAATCCATTCAATGTTTTGTTCAGCTCCCGGACTCCAGATTTCACCGCCGTTGGGAGCTGTGATTTTAACAAATTTGTCAGCATGTTCTACAGGGAATTCGTGAAAACTCAGTGCACTATTGCCATGGGTATTATTGATCCAGGGACCTTGATACTTTTCAATGCTGTTGAAATAACTATCATCGGGAAGATAGGTGATATGGGAAATGAAATTAGGGCCACGTAATGTGAGAATCAGGGAATCCCCCCGGGCTTCCCCCTGGGATATCATATTCCGGTCCTCTTCGGGGAAAAAATAATCCTCCATCGTATACACTCCGTCAGGATCAGGCCACAGGAGCGATTGCCCTTCATCAAAAACAAGAATCACCTGCTGTTTCGTGTGGTCATACACGGCATGTTGGATATCCGGTGAGTGAATGCCGGGGGTATCCAATGCATGGTAATAATCCGCCTGGATCAGATCAAAGGTCCGGCCTGCCATTGCCATATAGCCGTCATAACTAAAATGAAGCCCGTCATACCCGGGAAGCCCACAGGTAGCAATGATTTCAAGGTCATATTCCGGGAAAGAATCGGGTAGTGTCCGTTGCATTTCACGAAAGATACCCTGAGCTGTACCCGGACCACCGGGACGGAGCTGATACACATAATAGCGTTCCGGAGCGAAATCCTCCTGCCATGCCTGAATTAGGCGGCTGAAACGCTCAGGATAAGCCAAAGCAGGATTCAAATCTGCATCATTTTCCCCCTGATGCCATAAAATAGCTCGAATACGACTTACACCGCTTTTCCTGATCCGGTAAAGCAATTTGCCATAAATTGTATTCAAATCTTCGGGGTTTTCTTCATTTTTAAAGTGTTCACTGATAGAACTGCCACCGGTTCCGCCATTAAACAGGCAGGTTGGAATTCCTTCTTCTTCCATGATTTTGCGCTGGAGAGCAAGTCCCATAGATCCTACATTGGGACCTGTAGAGGAAGATGCATGGGACAAGGTCCACAGAGTATCTGCAGGATTGTAAACATCATAATTGGAGTTTGTGGTTTTCACACCAAAGGTCCGGCAATACGTATTTTGCCAGGTATCCGAAGCAAAGGCATAGTGTGAATTGGACTGACCCGTCAGGATAAAGGCATCTCCACAGACAATATTCTCTGCCGACCAGACCGGTGTACGAGTGGCAACTGATATCAGGTAAAGGGAAAAATCGTAAGTACTCAATTCTGCATGAATCAGGCATTCAAAGGAGAATGTTGCCTGATTGTTCGAATAGGAGAGATAAGAGGCCTGGGTATTGTACAACGTATCATTTTTGTAACACTCAAGGGCAATGGAATCATATCCTGTTTCAACAACAGTCCCGTTGAGAAAAACCCGGGCTGAATCGGTGTAATCCCGGGTGAACAGCTGATTATTCACGGGTTTATCATTCAAAAGAACCGGACCGCCATTCCCTTCAAGATTTGAAGCATAAAATCCGGCCAGCAGCATTATACTGATCAAACATCTTTTTATCATCTTCTCCTCCGGACATTGCTTAGACGATAATGATGCAATATAAAGAAACTTTCCCGAGGATAGAATAAAAGAGAAACGTCAGTTATCAGTCGGCAGTCATCAGTCGACAGTCGGCAGTTGGCAGTGGGCAGTCAACAGTAACGAGGGGATTGGGGGATTGACACTTCGCCGTGCTCAGTATTCAAACGCCTTCGGCGATCAAAAATTCAAGCGGCACTTCGTGCCGTTCAATTGCTTCAACTTTCAGCATTCAACCACGGCTTCACAGTGTTCAAAAAAGAATTTACCCATTGAAACCCGCATATCTGGGATTGAAGATCGAACGAAGTGAGATCCTTGAACGCTGCATAGCAGCGTTTGAACACCGAACGTAGTGAGGTGCTTGAACACCACGAAGTGGTGATTGAAAGCCGCGTAGCGGCGTTTAATAATTCAAGCGGCACTTCGTGCCGTTCAATTGCTTCACTACGTTCAGCATTCAAGCACTGCTTCGCAGTGTTCAAAAAAGAATTCCGGTCACCTATTGAAATCTGCAAAACTTGGATTGAAGATCGAACGCAGTGAGATCCTTGAACGCTGCGCAGCAGCGTTTGAACACCGAACGCAGTGAGGTGCTTGAACACCACGAAGTGGTGATTGAAAGCCGCGTAGCGGCGTTTAATAATTCAAGCGGCACTTCGTGCCGTTCAATTGCTTCAACTTTCAGCATTCAACCACGGCTTCACAGTGTTCAAAAAAGAATTTACCCATTGAAACTCGCATATCTGGGATTGAAGATCGAACGCAGTGAGATCCTTGAACGCTGTGCAGCAGCGTTTGAAAGCCGCGAAGCGGCTATTGAACCCTTGAGCCCATGAACCCCTGAACCCCTGAACCAACTATCAGGAGCGCAGCGACGCCAACTTCCAACTTCCACCTTCTAACTTCTTTAATAGAATTGGCGATTCATTTGATTTAGCACAAGGATTATAAGAGAGATGGGATATATGATTTCGCTTAGATAACGCCCCCCACCCCGGGGGTAAGATACACACACCAGATACATTTGTCAAGTTTATATTGTTGTTATTATATTCTTTGGTCATAATACCCTTCCCCCCAACCTGAAATCTGAGCCTTATTTCAAGAATACCCCGTAAAGTTCCAATTATCTTTAATTTAAAGAGTTGCCAAAGCGGCTAAAAGTCCGCCTGTCAGCGTACACAAAAGATTGACCCGGTCATTATTCATGGATCGATAACCCCGGATCAGGGGGATATCTTTTTCTGAACAATGATCTTTTTTTTCTGTGATTTTTCCACAGACCGGGCACCGGTACTGGGCCTGGAGAGTGGCTCCTAAAATGGAATCAGCCACAGACCCGAAAAAGCCGGCAAGGGTAATAATGAGAATATGATCCAAAGTGAGAAAATCCACCTGCCGCCATCCCCACATAAACCAGCCGATCAGCACCACGGAGAAAGACCCTAACAGTGCACCAAAAGTCCCCAGAGGTGTGATGCCTCCGGACGTTCCCATTTCCACTCTTTTAAAATTGAGGATACTGACCGGTGGACGTCTGCTGAATGTCCCCAGTTCTGTGGCCCAGGTATCGGCAGTTGCAGCTGCAATACTTCCCAGGAAAATCATATACCAGACCGGATGCCGGGTAAAGTAGAAGCCGAGAATGGCAAGCATTCCCACACCTCCATTGGCAAAAACCTGGAAAATATCCCGCTGTCCCCCTTTTTCAAAAACTGTTTCAAGAATCTTTTTATGCCGTTTCCCCACACTGGTAAAAAGGCTGGAAGTCACAAAGAAGAAAATCACAGGGAACATCCACTCCAGACCACCGATTCCAAAGACCACGGTCCCCAAAAGCCAGGCCCCTACGGCACCGCTCAGGGAAAGGGTTTTTGCTTTCCAGGCAAGCCAGGCAATCCCGGCAGTCAATATCATCCACAGCATGAGTTGATGTTGCATGGCCGGAGTGCCGGTATAGAGAAAATCCAGAATCACGGCACTTCCCAGAGGAACCATCAGATTATCGGTCCCTTCGTGGGAGATGGTTTCCGAGACAGCCGCGTATACTGCTGTAAAAAATCCGAAAAGGACCGCTGTCCCCCAGGGAATCTCCGGTCCAAAAAGTCGGCGAAAAAAATACATTCCCGTCACCGCTACAAGAAAAGCGGTCACAAACATAGCCATGCTTCCCTGGAGGGATTTTTTATCGGACCAGATTTTAAATGATACGGGGTGTTTACGGGATTCTCCCACCCAGCTGGCGACAGGATCTCCAAAGGTCATGATAAGCATCGCCGTCAATAAAATAGAGGGATCTTTATCCCAGAACCAGAGAACAAGAATCAGGAATGAGATGGGAAAATAAACCGTTCCATAGCTGACACGGTCTGTTTCATGGATCCCCTTCAATAATCCGTAGCGGATTCCAAAATAGTTGACAAGGATAAAAACTCCGGCAAGGGTTGCAACCGGCAGGGAATCCTGAAAGAAAAGGGGTGAAAAACAAACCAGAATACCTACAAGAATATGAACAATCCTCCGTGTGGTATGGGGATGCACACGAAACAGGCGGAGTAAAAAATCGGCAAGACCCAGGAAGAGGGTAATGATAAGAAAAAACAAACCAAACATCAGCCAGGAAGAAACATTCGGAAACATGAAAACTCCTTATCAAAAGGGAAAGGGGAACAACATCCCGGATATCTCATGCCTTGTCAGCAGGTAACCTGGGAATTTAACCTGATCCCCCAAAGAGATGGTAGAAATATTTTTAAAAGAACTATTGCACTTTAAAACGAAAAACAGGTATATTCATACTGCGTTTGAGGGATAAATCCCGATAGGGTTTTGAAATATTTCTTCTCAGGTTCCCTCCTGTGTTGAAAAATGCCGGTGTGCACGCACCGGCATTTTTCTTTTTAGCCGGTTTTTCATTTTTCCTGAAGGCGGAAGATTCTAAATTCCATTATATGAAACGTATCTGTGCATACCTCCTCATTTTACTTCTTATCATACCGGTAGCAGCAGAATGTATAGACTATGATATCAATTTATCCATCGAATCCCCCCGGCGGGAATATGGATATCGAATAGGGCGCGGTATGGTTATCCGGCCAGGGATGACCCTATATCCCGGAAAAGCGCCATGGTACACCGGTACAGATTTCAGCCTGGGCGGCAACGCATGGGATTTGACGGCATACGGAGGATTCTACACCTCCCTTTCATCCCTGGGAATACAACCCGAATGGAGTCTGGGATGGTGGGGCCGGACTGATTCCCTCACCTCTTCCCTGAAATGCACCATCGGTCATGTTTCCCCTTTCCGGTGGCAATTCACAGCCGATGTGGATCCCCTGGCAGGACGTATGTACGGATATAGTGAGATCCAATGGCCCGTGGACTGGAAGATGCCCTGGATTTTGTCGGTCTATACCGGACTCAATCTGTCATCCTATCGGCAAGGACCGGTTTACAGAAAATCGGGACTTTCAGAAGCCGGAATCGGCATTGCCACCTGGATGGAAATCGGCCCCTGGTATGGTGAGCTTTCTCTGAGAACCGGCCCCGGATTTGACCGGTTCCAGATTGAAAAACTTCAGATTTTTTGCCGATTCATGATGATTCGAAGCGGAGGATAAAAAAGATGAGCCATCGCAGCATTCCGGCACTCATGATAATCCTTTTTCTCATAGGCTGCCAGCCGAAACAGAAGGAAAGAATGATGGATGAAAAATCTTTTTTCAAACAGGTCCCTTCATGGGCGGCTAAGGTCGTATGGTATCAGATTTTTCCGGATCGTTTTGAAAACGGAGACCCTGGAAATGATCCGGACAAGGAGTCGCTGAGAGGTGCCTGGCCTCACGATGCCGAATCACCCTGGAATCTTTCTCCCTGGACAGCAGACTGGTACAAACTTCAGCCCTGGGAAAAGGAGAACGGAAAAGACATCTGGTTCAACATTCAACGCCGGCGTTACGGCGGTGATTTACAGGGAATAATCAACAAGCTGGATTATCTGGAGGATCTGGGAATCGGTGCCATATATCTGAATCCTGTTTTTCAGGCACCCAGCCTTCACAAATATGACGGAGCCTGTTATCACCATATTGACGTCCACTTTGGCCCCGATCCGAAAGGAGATCTTCAGCGTATGGCCAAAGAGAACCCGGTAGATCCCTCCACCTGGGTTTGGACAGAAGCGGATCAATTCGTTTTAAAACTGATCAAAGAAGCCCATCGACGGAACATCCGAATTATTTTCGACGGTGTATTCAACCACATGGGAATCACCAGTTTTGCCTTTCAGGATCTTTTAAAAAACGGAAAAAAATCAGAGTTCCGGGATTGGTTTACTGTAACAGACTGGAATACTCCGGGATTTTTGGGAGCTCCTTTTACCTATGAAGGATGGTTTGGCGTGGCGGAATTGCCCGAACTCCGTGAGGATGAAAACGGAATTGTTGAGGGGCCCCGGCAGTATATTTTCGAAGCAACCCGACGGTGGATGGATCCGGACGGTGACGGAGATCCCTCTGATGGAATTGACGGATGGCGCCTGGATGTGGCCTTTTGTGTGGGACACCCCTTTTGGAAAGCCTGGCGAAACCATGTGAAAGCCATCAACCCTGAAGCTTACCTGACAGCAGAAATCATCGATCCGCCCGAGAAAGTGCTTCCTTATCTGGAGGGAGATGAGTTTGACGCTGTGATGAATTACAATTTCGCTTTTATTGCCCACAAGTATTTTGTCAACAGGCAAGATAAAATCACTCCGGTGCGTTTTGCCCGGGAGCTGGATTCCCTGTTAAACACCTATCCCCTTGAAACACTTTATGTCATGCAAAATCTGTACGATTCCCACGATACCCAGCGTCTTCTCAGCGCCCTTGCCAATCCCGATATCGGAAAATTTGAAAATTGGGGAGAATTTTTCGGAAAATCCCAGGCACATAATCCCCATTACAATATCCGCCCCCCGGAAGATGAAGAAACCCTTAAAATTCACCGGCAGATGATTGTGCTGCAAATGACATTTGTAGGGGCTCCCATGATCTATTACGGAGACGAAGCCGGTATGTGGGGAGCCAATGATCCCTGTTGCCGGAAGCCCATGGTCTGGCCCGGCAGGGAGTACGAAGCTGAATCCACCCGGCCCAATCAGTCATCGATGCCTTCTGTGCCGGTAGCTTTTAACCATGATCTTCATAATTTTTACCGAAAACTTATACATTTCAGGAATGAACACCCCGCCCTCCAAACCGGAGATTATGGGGTAGTTGTAGCTGATAACGATAGCGGACTTTTTGGTTTCAGACGTCAAAGCGGTACAGATGTTATCATGGTACTTTTTAACAGCAGTGACCGGAAACAACCCTTTTCCATTCACGAAAATCACTTCCATGACAAAAAGAACATCACAGATTATTTAAGTAATAAGGAGTATTTCCGGAGGGACCATGAATTCATCGTGGATATACCGGCAAAGAAAGCAATTATCTTATATTAGCGGGCTTATTTAAGAAGATTCCTACAGATTTTTGTGATTTATCCAATCATGCAGCATTTTTTTATTAACTTTCCGCCTTGTTTTGTGTCAAAGCTTATTGAAACGAAAAAAGGACAACAGATGAAAATGATAAAGATGACTTCACGAATACTGATCATGATGATTCTCCTGGTAACTGCAATCACAGCCCAGGACACCCGGAGATCTGCTGATTTCAGGGGGGCGGTCCAGGGACGTGTTCTCGATAATGCAACGGGAAATGAAATTGGATATGCCAATGTTGTAGTGCACAATTTACCGGATAGTTCACTGGTAGACGGAGCCATGAGTGATGAAAATGGATTTTTTTATATTCCAAATATCCCTGCGGGGCGCTATTACGTGTCCGCAAAATTTATCGGCTTTTACGAAGTCCTGAGTTCTGAATTTCGGTTAACGCCCCAAAATGCAACCGTAACTCTGGAGGATATTCGCCTGAAACGGGCTGCCATACAGATGTCCGAAGTAGAGGTTGTGGGAGACCGGCCTGTGATAGAATTCAAGGCAGACAAGCGGGTTATTAATGCGGATCAGTTTGCTGCCAGTCTAAGTGGAACAGCTGTGGAAATCCTGGAAAATGTCCCATCCATTGATGTGGATGTAGAAGGGACCGTCACACTACGGGGCAGCTCGAATTTTATCGTGATGATCGATGGTCATCCCAGTATATTTGAAGGCAGTGATGCCCTGGATCAGATTCCCGCAACCCTGATTCAGACAATAGAAATTATCACCAACCCCAGTGCCCGGTATGATCCGGACGGAACAACGGGCATCATCAATATTGTGACCAAAAAGCAAAAGATTACAGGTGTGAGCGGACAGCTGTCTGTGAATGCCGGGAATGGGGATAAATATGGTGCCAATGCTGCACTCAGCATGCGCTACGACAAATTCACCTGGAACAACAGCCTGAGCTGGAACGATTTTCAGTCCGGAGGACAACGGACAACAGACAAAACCACCACTATTAATGATACGGCCTTCAGTGTGTTAGGAGATGGACGTGGAGAGATGCACCGGAAGACCTATTCATACCGGACCAGTCTGGACTGGCGGCCAACGGACAAGTTTCTCATCTCTGCTCAGTTCAACATCGGTCATTAT
This window of the Candidatus Neomarinimicrobiota bacterium genome carries:
- a CDS encoding serine hydrolase domain-containing protein, coding for MNNRHIPLKKIRSCGFLYFFLILMLLSAGCENGGNTAPESSGEGLAYLENLCDSVAEQTPVPGIIAGYWSDSSQTVWEYATGFADLVEETPMETGMYFRIASITKTMVNTVLFQLIDEGLLFMDDSLSQFRPDIPRSHSITLLMLSDMTSGIADYSSHPRFMQMTLADPLHVWHPDSLITLGTSLTPLSDPGETWHYSNTNTVILGRIIEQITGRTLLEELNDRIFEPCGLSYTSFPESGNTMPEPHPKGYYTGEAGFPVDWSESYDISVAWAAGAVISTLRDLREYAVCLTDGSLISAESHTFRLEHEVPTTIEGGYYGPGILRYESWYGHLGGLPGFTSVMLRNPQTAETIIIFYNAQLSNHQPADLAKKMIDYLSKSPLAGSSPD
- a CDS encoding DUF92 domain-containing protein, giving the protein MFPNVSSWLMFGLFFLIITLFLGLADFLLRLFRVHPHTTRRIVHILVGILVCFSPLFFQDSLPVATLAGVFILVNYFGIRYGLLKGIHETDRVSYGTVYFPISFLILVLWFWDKDPSILLTAMLIMTFGDPVASWVGESRKHPVSFKIWSDKKSLQGSMAMFVTAFLVAVTGMYFFRRLFGPEIPWGTAVLFGFFTAVYAAVSETISHEGTDNLMVPLGSAVILDFLYTGTPAMQHQLMLWMILTAGIAWLAWKAKTLSLSGAVGAWLLGTVVFGIGGLEWMFPVIFFFVTSSLFTSVGKRHKKILETVFEKGGQRDIFQVFANGGVGMLAILGFYFTRHPVWYMIFLGSIAAATADTWATELGTFSRRPPVSILNFKRVEMGTSGGITPLGTFGALLGSFSVVLIGWFMWGWRQVDFLTLDHILIITLAGFFGSVADSILGATLQAQYRCPVCGKITEKKDHCSEKDIPLIRGYRSMNNDRVNLLCTLTGGLLAALATL
- a CDS encoding glycoside hydrolase family 13 protein, with the protein product MMDEKSFFKQVPSWAAKVVWYQIFPDRFENGDPGNDPDKESLRGAWPHDAESPWNLSPWTADWYKLQPWEKENGKDIWFNIQRRRYGGDLQGIINKLDYLEDLGIGAIYLNPVFQAPSLHKYDGACYHHIDVHFGPDPKGDLQRMAKENPVDPSTWVWTEADQFVLKLIKEAHRRNIRIIFDGVFNHMGITSFAFQDLLKNGKKSEFRDWFTVTDWNTPGFLGAPFTYEGWFGVAELPELREDENGIVEGPRQYIFEATRRWMDPDGDGDPSDGIDGWRLDVAFCVGHPFWKAWRNHVKAINPEAYLTAEIIDPPEKVLPYLEGDEFDAVMNYNFAFIAHKYFVNRQDKITPVRFARELDSLLNTYPLETLYVMQNLYDSHDTQRLLSALANPDIGKFENWGEFFGKSQAHNPHYNIRPPEDEETLKIHRQMIVLQMTFVGAPMIYYGDEAGMWGANDPCCRKPMVWPGREYEAESTRPNQSSMPSVPVAFNHDLHNFYRKLIHFRNEHPALQTGDYGVVVADNDSGLFGFRRQSGTDVIMVLFNSSDRKQPFSIHENHFHDKKNITDYLSNKEYFRRDHEFIVDIPAKKAIILY